A DNA window from Tenuifilaceae bacterium CYCD contains the following coding sequences:
- the chlN gene encoding molybdopterin biosynthesis protein MoeB, producing the protein MQKRYLKNENMLSHEENLSLREKKVLVVGCGGLGGHIVEQLARLGVGLITAVDADTFDETNLNRQLFSHSMNIGESKAFAAKKHVAIINPDIKLNALQVFLDESNAGEITKGFDVICDALDSVVSRFILQKYAAINHTPMVHGAIAGWYGQVTTIFPNDNTLNYIYHTSQNKGIEQELGNPSFTPALVASIEVSEVLKILTGKGRLLRNRVLIINTLEQEYEILELGAYPTKDCTL; encoded by the coding sequence ATGCAGAAACGATATTTAAAAAATGAGAACATGCTTTCGCACGAGGAAAATCTCTCCTTGCGCGAAAAAAAAGTTCTGGTTGTAGGTTGTGGGGGACTTGGCGGGCACATTGTTGAACAACTTGCCCGATTGGGAGTAGGACTTATTACTGCTGTTGATGCCGATACGTTTGATGAAACGAACCTCAATAGACAACTGTTTTCTCATAGCATGAATATAGGAGAATCAAAGGCTTTTGCAGCGAAGAAGCATGTTGCAATAATAAATCCAGACATTAAGTTAAATGCGTTGCAAGTCTTCTTAGATGAGAGTAATGCCGGGGAAATTACAAAAGGTTTCGATGTAATTTGCGATGCCCTCGACAGTGTTGTTTCGCGTTTTATTCTGCAGAAATATGCTGCAATAAACCATACTCCGATGGTGCATGGGGCAATTGCAGGGTGGTATGGGCAGGTAACTACTATTTTTCCTAATGATAATACATTAAACTATATATACCATACTAGCCAAAACAAAGGCATTGAGCAGGAACTCGGAAATCCATCCTTTACTCCAGCACTAGTAGCATCCATAGAGGTTTCTGAAGTACTGAAAATTCTTACTGGGAAGGGGCGTTTGCTTCGAAATCGAGTTTTGATTATAAATACTCTGGAGCAAGAGTACGAAATTTTGGAGTTAGGTGCATACCCCACTAAAGACTGCACACTGTAA
- the moaD gene encoding molybdopterin synthase sulfur carrier subunit, whose translation MQVKVKLFATLREGREKEQLINFLDAATPADIFEKLNIPATEVAILFVNGRDCAFDQSLKDGDTVSIFPPVGGG comes from the coding sequence ATGCAAGTTAAAGTAAAACTATTTGCAACTTTACGTGAAGGAAGAGAAAAAGAGCAACTGATAAATTTCTTAGACGCAGCAACCCCTGCAGATATTTTTGAAAAACTCAACATCCCTGCTACCGAAGTTGCCATTCTGTTTGTTAATGGAAGAGATTGTGCATTTGACCAGTCTCTTAAAGATGGGGACACGGTTAGCATATTTCCTCCGGTAGGTGGAGGCTAA